A part of Pseudomonas sp. HR96 genomic DNA contains:
- a CDS encoding EAL domain-containing protein → MIPQSSSLDWLRRVLLLVCVVTLGWLWGLCAQQKFSAQREALEAKAAEHLNLATVAAEDIGQWVDRAQTLGKLARRSAADLDPGRGGVARMLAEDPLIKRLSLYDPQGIRLSTTDPDEPQTLPANWLEQIQRHRDRYGYTPLMPGLAQASPPQATREQLPFLLPLIDPATDKLDAIMLVQLDAGYLAALFKHIELGASGMLRLLDQDGQERLRLDNRGIAAAGAALSPALPSGGDEYGEFTQQSSTAAYQSLYRRMPQRGFSVVVSQQRDEILAPACARLGRQLWLNLAMTIFIVAGMWWILRGLSRRHQAFEALEEAQQVNQQLISRLEEQHQHSSKAAATDHLSGLHNRRHFLEIAHETLLRQRNRRRLMALLFIDMDRFKSINDSLGHKVGDLLLQAIARRIERLLEPTDTAARFGGDEFVVLLAGKRTEAQIEAWVSRLVSSVSVPYVIDGQQLNTSPSVGVSVCPRDGQNVEQAIRHADAAMYSAKRAGRAQYRFFDPSLNVSDVKDFLLEQAFAAALSDRQFVLHFQPQVNLASMCVDSYEALVRWQHPEFGLLYPDRFIDLAERSGFIVALGWEVLRLACEELSQWRVEGKSMVVAINVSPLQLRQADFSYRVLAELQKRHIVPHHLEIEITETIVIDDEPLAIAHLQRLREAGMQISLDDFGKGYAGFGHLQKLPLTKLKIDRSVIAPLVNSPDDSPIVSSTIILAKRMGLTVVAEGVETRENLICLRLAGCDAVQGYHFSRPLSAVQLRAYAPFRQPREKASAHQQL, encoded by the coding sequence CGTTCTGCTGCTGGTGTGCGTGGTCACCCTGGGCTGGCTGTGGGGTCTCTGTGCCCAGCAGAAGTTCTCGGCGCAACGTGAAGCGCTCGAGGCCAAGGCCGCCGAACACCTGAACCTGGCAACCGTCGCCGCCGAGGACATCGGCCAGTGGGTCGACCGCGCGCAAACCCTCGGCAAGCTCGCGCGGCGCAGCGCCGCCGACCTCGACCCGGGGCGCGGCGGGGTTGCGCGGATGCTCGCCGAAGATCCGCTGATCAAGCGCCTGAGCCTTTACGACCCGCAGGGCATTCGTCTGTCGACCACCGACCCCGATGAGCCGCAAACCCTCCCGGCGAATTGGCTGGAGCAGATCCAGCGTCACCGCGACCGCTATGGCTACACCCCGCTGATGCCCGGCCTCGCTCAAGCCTCGCCCCCCCAAGCCACGCGCGAGCAGCTGCCGTTTCTGCTGCCGCTGATCGACCCAGCCACCGACAAGCTGGACGCGATCATGCTGGTGCAGCTGGATGCCGGCTACCTGGCTGCCCTGTTCAAGCACATCGAGTTGGGCGCCAGCGGCATGCTGCGCCTGCTTGACCAGGACGGCCAGGAACGCTTGCGCCTCGACAACCGCGGCATCGCTGCCGCTGGCGCCGCCCTCAGCCCGGCGCTGCCCAGCGGCGGCGACGAGTACGGCGAGTTTACCCAGCAATCCAGCACCGCCGCGTACCAGAGCCTGTATCGGCGCATGCCGCAGCGCGGCTTTTCGGTCGTGGTCAGCCAGCAGCGCGACGAGATTCTCGCCCCCGCGTGCGCCCGCCTGGGTCGACAGCTGTGGCTGAACCTGGCGATGACGATCTTCATCGTCGCCGGCATGTGGTGGATCCTGCGGGGCCTCAGCCGCCGCCATCAGGCGTTCGAAGCGCTGGAAGAGGCACAGCAGGTCAATCAGCAGCTGATCAGCCGCCTCGAGGAGCAGCACCAGCACAGCAGCAAGGCCGCCGCCACTGACCACCTGAGCGGCCTGCACAATCGCCGCCACTTCCTTGAAATCGCCCACGAAACCCTGCTGCGCCAGCGCAACCGTCGGCGCCTGATGGCACTGCTGTTCATCGACATGGACCGCTTCAAATCCATCAACGACTCGCTGGGGCACAAGGTCGGCGACCTTCTGCTGCAGGCCATCGCCCGGCGCATCGAGCGTCTGCTCGAACCGACCGACACAGCCGCGCGCTTTGGCGGCGATGAATTCGTCGTGCTGCTGGCCGGCAAGCGCACCGAGGCGCAGATCGAAGCCTGGGTCAGCCGATTGGTCAGCAGCGTCAGCGTGCCATACGTGATCGACGGCCAGCAGCTGAACACCAGCCCCAGCGTCGGCGTCAGCGTGTGCCCACGGGACGGCCAGAACGTCGAACAGGCGATTCGACATGCCGATGCGGCGATGTATTCGGCCAAGAGAGCCGGCCGTGCGCAGTATCGTTTCTTCGACCCGTCGCTGAACGTCAGCGACGTCAAGGACTTTCTCCTTGAACAAGCGTTTGCCGCAGCGCTGAGCGACCGTCAGTTCGTCCTGCACTTTCAGCCTCAGGTCAACCTCGCCAGCATGTGCGTGGACAGTTACGAGGCGCTGGTGCGCTGGCAGCACCCGGAGTTCGGCCTGCTCTACCCCGATCGTTTCATCGACCTGGCCGAGCGCAGTGGCTTCATTGTCGCGCTGGGCTGGGAGGTGCTGCGCCTGGCCTGCGAGGAACTGTCGCAGTGGCGGGTCGAAGGCAAAAGCATGGTCGTCGCCATCAACGTCTCGCCCCTGCAGCTGCGTCAGGCGGATTTCAGTTACCGCGTGCTGGCCGAATTGCAGAAGCGGCACATCGTCCCGCACCACCTGGAAATTGAAATCACCGAAACCATCGTGATCGACGACGAACCCCTGGCCATCGCTCACCTGCAAAGGCTGCGCGAAGCCGGCATGCAGATCAGCCTCGACGACTTCGGCAAGGGCTATGCCGGATTCGGCCATCTACAGAAGCTGCCACTGACCAAGCTGAAGATCGACCGCAGCGTGATCGCCCCGCTGGTCAACAGCCCGGACGACAGCCCGATCGTTTCCTCGACCATCATTCTGGCCAAGCGCATGGGCCTGACGGTGGTGGCCGAGGGCGTGGAAACTCGCGAGAACCTGATCTGCCTGCGTCTGGCCGGCTGCGATGCGGTGCAGGGTTATCATTTCAGCCGGCCGCTGTCGGCGGTTCAGTTGCGCGCCTACGCGCCCTTTCGCCAACCACGGGAAAAAGCCAGCGCGCATCAGCAGCTTTAG
- a CDS encoding threonine dehydratase, whose product MQPITLDAIRSAAALVYREMPPTAQYAWPLLADRLGCEVWVKHENHTPTGAFKVRGGIAFMHWLRQQHPQVQGIVSATRGNHGQSLARAAARQGMRAVIVVPQGNSAEKNAAMRGFGAELVEQGGDFDEAREHAARLASEQGLFLVPPYHVELVKGVATAALELLQAVANLHSLYVPIGCGSGICAAIAARDALGLSTEIVGVVASAAMAAKLSCEAGELVETASAATFADGLAVRKPVAEAFAVYASGAARILAVSEAQIAEAMRVYYSDTHQLVEGAGAAALAGFTLEREAMAGRRVAVMLTGGNVDRQVYAGVINLAG is encoded by the coding sequence ATGCAACCTATCACGCTCGACGCTATCCGTAGCGCCGCCGCGCTCGTTTATCGGGAAATGCCACCCACCGCGCAATACGCCTGGCCGCTGCTGGCCGATCGGCTCGGCTGCGAGGTCTGGGTCAAGCACGAAAACCACACGCCGACGGGCGCGTTCAAGGTACGCGGAGGGATTGCCTTCATGCACTGGCTCAGGCAGCAACATCCGCAGGTCCAGGGGATCGTCAGCGCAACCCGCGGCAATCACGGCCAGAGCCTGGCGCGGGCGGCCGCGCGCCAGGGGATGCGCGCGGTGATCGTGGTGCCGCAGGGCAACTCGGCGGAGAAAAACGCTGCCATGCGCGGCTTTGGCGCCGAGCTGGTCGAGCAGGGCGGCGACTTCGACGAGGCACGCGAGCACGCCGCGCGGCTGGCCAGTGAACAGGGACTTTTTCTGGTGCCGCCTTACCATGTCGAACTGGTCAAGGGAGTGGCCACGGCGGCATTGGAGTTGCTCCAGGCGGTGGCGAATCTGCATAGCTTGTACGTGCCGATCGGCTGCGGCTCGGGGATCTGCGCGGCGATCGCGGCACGCGATGCGTTGGGCTTGAGCACCGAGATAGTCGGTGTGGTAGCCAGCGCGGCGATGGCCGCCAAGCTGTCCTGCGAAGCGGGAGAGTTGGTTGAAACCGCTTCGGCCGCCACCTTCGCCGACGGCCTGGCTGTGCGCAAGCCCGTGGCTGAAGCCTTCGCCGTGTATGCCAGCGGTGCAGCGCGAATCCTCGCGGTCAGCGAAGCGCAGATCGCCGAGGCCATGCGGGTCTATTACAGTGACACTCATCAGTTGGTGGAGGGCGCGGGGGCGGCGGCGCTGGCCGGTTTCACGCTGGAGCGCGAAGCCATGGCCGGGCGGCGGGTCGCGGTGATGCTGACGGGGGGCAATGTCGATCGCCAGGTGTATGCCGGGGTGATCAACCTGGCCGGCTAA
- a CDS encoding AraC family transcriptional regulator, with protein sequence MTRRPAPTCPACSPSVRRAEVGPWLIELLPAMAYHARYVAPEASVGFAFDSQRGQHAIGSDRVLPFTASANGLAFVPAGCDVFSESAEGGEYLRLVRLERQDAAPWLQSDAFNNRLDRQAMTLARRLRIALLSPSPLDDCEGWALALAGCTVAARGAPPSGPGAGLTTRRLRLLDDWLQAHLEQPLSVQAMAALLGLSEAYFSRAFKQSTGQSPHSYLLDRRIARARSLLLGSSSGLADIAQRCGFASHAHLSLAFRQRLGLTPSQLRGRA encoded by the coding sequence ATGACCCGTCGCCCCGCCCCGACCTGCCCTGCTTGCTCCCCGTCGGTGCGCCGCGCCGAGGTCGGGCCGTGGCTGATCGAATTGCTGCCCGCCATGGCCTATCACGCACGCTACGTGGCTCCCGAGGCGAGCGTCGGTTTTGCCTTCGACAGCCAGCGCGGGCAGCACGCGATCGGCAGTGACCGGGTGCTGCCGTTCACCGCCAGCGCCAACGGCCTGGCCTTCGTACCGGCCGGTTGCGATGTGTTTTCCGAGTCCGCCGAAGGCGGCGAGTACCTGCGCCTGGTGCGACTGGAGCGCCAGGATGCGGCGCCGTGGCTGCAAAGCGACGCCTTCAACAACCGTCTCGACCGGCAGGCGATGACCCTGGCCCGCCGCTTGCGCATCGCGCTGCTGTCGCCCTCGCCCCTGGATGATTGCGAAGGCTGGGCACTGGCGCTGGCAGGCTGTACGGTCGCAGCGCGTGGCGCGCCACCCTCAGGGCCAGGCGCGGGCTTGACCACCCGGCGCTTGCGCCTGCTCGACGATTGGCTACAGGCGCATCTCGAGCAGCCACTGAGCGTGCAGGCCATGGCCGCCCTGCTGGGGTTGTCGGAGGCATACTTCAGCCGGGCCTTCAAACAAAGCACCGGACAAAGCCCACACAGCTACCTGCTCGACCGCCGTATCGCTCGCGCCCGCAGCTTGCTGCTCGGCAGCAGCAGCGGCCTAGCCGATATCGCCCAGCGCTGCGGCTTCGCTTCCCACGCTCACCTGAGCCTGGCGTTCCGCCAGCGCCTGGGCCTGACGCCCAGCCAGCTGCGCGGCCGGGCCTAG